One window of Trifolium pratense cultivar HEN17-A07 linkage group LG5, ARS_RC_1.1, whole genome shotgun sequence genomic DNA carries:
- the LOC123886065 gene encoding nucleosome assembly protein 1;2-like, with protein MTNNNNNVDFNFAALSSALNGGTRSDEFVKAVKSKQEAFAREELTELPIDFLDGLSPAVKKRVEVLQEIQDEHDELKEKFFEEKAALEAKYQVLFQPLYTKRYEIVNGITEVEGAANETPADAELVAMGTAADTAKDEEKGIPSFWLVAMKNNDILAEVITNSDEEALKFLKDIKYTRIDAPKGFKLEFYFDKNPFFSNSVLKKTYQVVEEEDLILENAIGTEIDWLTEKKVIKKKARIGSNSAKPINKIETCESFFNFFDPPEIPENHLNIGEEAVKELQKEMEHDYEIGSEIRDKIIPHAVSWFTGKAAVGEFEEEDDEDDDLYDEDSEEDGDDEEDKVGGEKPAECKQP; from the exons ATGaccaacaataacaacaacgtTGATTTCAACTTTGCTGCACTTTCTTCTG CTCTTAATGGCGGTACAAGAAGTGATGAGTTTGTTAAGGCTGTGAAG AGCAAGCAAGAGGCCTTTGCTAGAGAGGAATTGACTGAGCTGCCAATTGATTTCCTCGATGGTCTTTCCCCAGCTGTCAAGAAGCGTGTCGAGGTTCTCCAAGAGATTCAG GATGAACATGATGAATTGAAGGAAAAGTTTTTCGAGGAGAAAGCGGCTCTTGAAGCCAAATACCAAGTTTTGTTTCAACCATTGTACACCAAG CGCTATGAAATTGTGAATGGTATTACTGAAGTCGAAGGGGCAGCAAATGAAACTCCCGCCGATGCAGAACTGGTAGCAATGGGCACGGCAGCTGATACGGCTAAGGATGAAG AGAAAGGAATTCCTTCGTTTTGGCTCGTTGCTATGAAAAACAATGATATCCTGGCTGAAGTG ATTACGAACAGTGACGAGGAAGCTCTAAAATTTCTAAAAGATATCAAGTATACTAGGATAGATGCACCCAAAGGATTTAAACTCGAATTTTACTTcgataaaaatccatttttttcaaACTCGGTGTTAAAAAAGACATATCAGGTGGTCGAAGAAGAAGACCTTATACTAGAGAATGCTATTGG GACTGAAATTGATTGGCTCACTGAGAAGAAGGTTATCAAGAAGAAGGCAAGGATAGGATCTAATAGTGCTAAGCCGATTAACAAAATTGAAACCTGTGAAAGTTTCTTTAACTTTTTTGATCCACCAGAGATCCCCGAAAATCACTTGAATATTGGCGAAGAAGCG GTTAAGGAACTTCAAAAGGAAATGGAACATGATTATGAAATTGG gTCTGAGATAAGAGACAAGATCATCCCCCATGCTGTATCATGGTTTACTGGGAAGGCTGCTGTTGGAGAGTTTGAGGAGGAGGATGACGAAGACGATGACTTGTATGATGAAGACAGTGAAGAGGAcggtgatgatgaagaggacaAG GTTGGCGGTGAGAAACCAGCAGAATGCAAGCAACCATAA